The Rhodamnia argentea isolate NSW1041297 chromosome 10, ASM2092103v1, whole genome shotgun sequence sequence TCACGGTACAAATGTGACCCTCGCTCACCCGATCATGAACATGAATCTTGTTTCCTTGAGTCATTAGGAGAAACATTTTTCTGCTCTCCTCCAAAATATTACATCGATTATTAGGCGAAAGATATCGTGCATCACTCATTCCTGAATTTACTTAGATTCATATAGCAAACGacaatttcaaaattagaacttggcatcaagaaaaatatatttcacatGATCTccaaagatttttcttgatcatGGTTTCAACCAAAAAGGATAAATGGCttcttgaatgattttgctAAATCCTAATTCAATAGGTATTTGATCTCTCAATTTTGCTAAATTATAATGTCTCCCTTAATACTTCACAtacttgaaaaagggaaaagttcagaaaagacctaaacctattacattagcgccaatttagtcttgaatcttttaattgtgccgatttcgtcctaaaccttttgacttggagccaattcagtccttccaacTAGTTTTGAATGAatattgctgacatggacgccaaccgacctacgtggcatggccgctgctgatgtggatatttttaatagtattctaatgattttttttttcctgttttccttctccttcctcctaTGATTGGCGAGGGATGGCCTCACCGCCACATGCTAATGCCGAGGCAAGGGCGGAGGCTAGTGAGGGCAGGCGTCGCCTAGGCCGGTGCGGGGTCGCCGGGCGTCACTTGGGCCAAGGTGAGCAACGCCTAGCCTCGCCGGCCTTTGCCTATGGCAACAAGGGACACCCTTGCCAGTCATAACTGTGTTGGCCACAAGAGGAAAGAggacaaaaacaagaaataataataagttcTATATTGGCAGCTAATCAGTTTTCTCAACCTTTATTCACGAAAGGTTCTGTATTGAAGTACTTTGATAAGCTGAGCACCTAAATCAAGGATAAAACCAACCATTTCATGGGAAATCTTTACGATCTCGGCAAAGTTTTCCGCTCAAAAACCTCCGTTACCCTTTTCCGCCTTCCGGCATCGGAGGCAACACTGCCCACGCAAGCATGaagtaaatgaattttttgttttagtttGCTTTGtgtagagaaaaagaaaatgcagttTCCTTCACATTATGTGGAAAACGAGCAGCCGAGCATTATTGATCTAGAAAGAGCGAATCTAAAACTTCTATAACTCATTGTAGTGCAAAGACAATCTCATAACACCGGACTATTCGTTGCAGGACACTGACATTATGTGGCTAAGAGATCCATTCCCTCGGTTGAACCAGAACCGGGGCGTGGATTTCCAGATCAGCGTCGACGTGTTCAACGGCGACCCCTGGTCCCAGGGCAACCCCATGAACACGGGGTTCTACATGGTCAGGTCCAACAACCGGAGCATCGCCATATTCGACGCGTGGTACGCCAGGAGAAATGCTTCCTCAGGAATCAAGGAACAAGATGTGTTGAGGCAGATCAGGAAGGAAGGCATGTTTCGGAGGTTGGGATTCGGTGTCAGGTACTTGGAGACCGTGTATTTTAGCGGGTTCTGCGAGAGCAGCCGAGACGTTGGGGCCGTGATCACAGTCCACGCCAATTGCTGCCGCACGATCGCAGCCAAAGTCGCCGATCTGACGGCAGTCCTCCACGACTGGAAGAGGTTCGCCAGGAGCCCCTCTTCCACCTCCACCAATGGCACATCGGCCTTCCGGTGGTCGAAACATGTCGCGTGCCGGCGCTCGTGGCACTGACGGTTGGACTAAATATTATATCGGATCGGCCAAAGTTCAATTCAAATTGCTCCCTGCTTCTGACGGAGTTAGGATGATCTTCATTTAAGATACAACCGAGTTTTTCTGAGGAAAATCTAAGGACTGTATATGTTGGGTCTGATATTACTTCATGTTTTCGATCCAAAGTTTATTTGGGCGTTGACCCAATTATCTGCCCTTCTCTCATTTTGTAATTCACAAAGATATTGCTTCGATTTCGTTTTTCTACCTGCATTGCAAAATTTGTGATGGAAAAACATGAGGTTTCGATCCCCAATTTCATAAAGATAAGGAAACATGAACATTTAAATTTGGATTTAGTCGATAAAAATCGAAATGAACTAAAGATATGACATATTCAATACAAACTGAGGCATGAATGAGCAATTCGCCTTATCCAACATGCCTAGAAGTAGAAACCCAGAAAAATGGAACTTTGAACTCGCAATCGTGGCATCCGACAATAGGGGAAACTCTCGAGTTATATGCGATCTTTTCGCATGGACCTAGCCGTGAGTCGCCAAGTGCAAGTGGAATGACACGTCGCACCTGCAAGGACATGATCATTAAGCAAAAGCTTAAGAGAGAGCCAAATTTGGATATAGACCGAAAGTCTCTACtttttaccaagaaaaaaaggttCGGTCAAAATTGGAACCCAAGCTAAGGCTAATTATTTAAAGGACATTTAGCCATCGTCGGATGTATCGTACTATAGTGGCAGCGTACAAACCAATAAAACAtgagatgcatgtatgcaagatGTTAAGTCGAATGAGATTCATAGCACACGAGCAACAGCGATTGATTAGTTACATTACCACTTTCACATGGTGCATTTGTACTATAAGATATTTTCTCAACTCTTGGCACTCAGACCTTACAAGATCATGCCTCTTCACCCAATGTTACATAGCACTGACCAAATTAgtgaaaaatgtccaaaaagttaaaaaaatctaTTACACGGCAGCCAATTTAGTTacgacctttcaattatgataatttaatgataaacattttgacgatttgtcggtttaattttaaaattttcaattgtgccaatttagttctaaatcttttgaaaatttgtcaaattagtcattccagccaattttagtcaaaaatTACTGACGTGGTGATCTAGTTAGCACCGTTCATCTTACGCGACATAGTCATTGCTAGCGTGaacaacttttgtaattttatgaatttttctttgtattcattttctttttttccccttttcccttGTCATgtgtaaaaattgtccacgttcgCTCCgattgtgccacgtaagatggttgACATTATGGTTCGCGATGTCCAATCAAAACTAGCCgagatgactaaattgacaaagggCGATGCTTTTTCCATTCCTTTTTTGGCTATAACACtccttattttaatgttttgagGATATTATCTCTTGTGTGACCCACCACTTCAATTATAATTTAAGAAACGTGAACCCCTTATTTTATTTGgtctaatattttttattttatttcttcttttttcctttgtgggtcccacttttcttcttcttattgttggcatcatttatttttcttctccgcCCTTTCTCCTTCTTGGCTTTTCATATCTCTCTCCTGATGAATATGTCGGTAGCAAGACTCCCCTGCTTGCCCCTAACATGGATTTGACGATGCGTGCTAAAACATAGCAAGGACCTGGTGGCCAGTCGCCCACGTGGCGGTGGTAAACTGCCTTGCCGACTTTGTCTCTCCCTTAATGTCTATGTAAACTACTATCATAAGTTGGTAAGCCCGCTTCGATTTAAACCTATCGAAAGAAGAGTGTTTCATAACTCCATATTTGGAGGATTGCTATGGTCTCCCTCCTTTTCTTCGCTCCTGCTGCGGCATTGGTTGTTCCACCAAGACGATCTGTGGATCTTGGCCAACACCAATCTTGCGAAATCGCAAAACGGGAACCCAAGATTGGTTGGGGGTATTGCAGACATGGAAACCCACATAAAAGACATCATTGAGATTCGAACAAAATGCCTAAAGTAGTTACTCAGGTGCCCTTGACTTCGCAATACATCGACCTTGGCATCCACATCATGTCTAGCCCTCTAGGAAGCTTTTCTCCTGCAGGACAAGATACAAACttaaacttgaaacctactttCAGTAGCATGCTTTATGTTATATTGTCCATCTGAAACAAATGTCATAATGAGATAGACAGTACCTTTTACTGATAATTGAAGTTTCCCCTTCTTTACATGTTGAATGATCGCCGGTGAAGTCACTTTTCTCCGTAGGCTCTTCCACCCCGAGAGCTATATTGATCCTGCAGCTTTGCTCCATGAGGTGAAACTAGACTCTCAACATACATTCTGAAGGTTAATTTATCCTTCTTCACGAAACTCTTTGTGATGACATTGGCCACGATTTCACATAAGCATTTCTAGCCGATCGAACTGAATGCAAACTTTCCTGCTCCGTACTTTGTCCTCATATAGAAATAAGTTTTTGATGTCTGATTCCAGGGAGTGACACTACATATATTCTTCCAAGACAACTACGATGACAATCCTAAAATATATTCACTCCTCATCCGTTCCGTTAACATGACCACCTTCACCGTGCTTCATCGGCCTCCTGCAGCGGCAACTCTTCAAACTTCTCTCTGCTCATGCTGAAGGAAACAATCTTCTTGTGTTCAAAAGAATATTTCTTCGTGGCTAGACAATGAAGGAAACCATTCGCAGAGGTCCCCACTCCCGCGCCATACGTAAGGTCATCATGCTTGTTATGAGCTCTCCTCCAGGAACCAGTTTTTGGGTCGAAAACATCAAACACGTTATATTCCGGAAGCCCATATGCATCTCTGTAATGCCACAACGCCGCAATATTTTGTAATCATCGGTGGACAGATCATAGCCAAGTCCACAAATAGTCGCTCGGTGATTCCTGTAACTACCGTTTGGGATGTTTCTAGACTCTCCTGTTGCCGGGTTCCACAAGGCAACAATTCGATGATCGTCGTACTCTAAGCAAACCAAACCGTTGCAGTATCCGACGATGTGGGCGCGACAACCGTGGGGAGCTTCAATCGGAGACTGAAGCTGGGTTAGAGGCATACCTTCATGACCAGCGCGAGCATCATCACGGAGTGATTCGCAGTTCACGGACTGAGGCGGGTTGGTGGCGAGGAGGATTCTTGGGGAAGAAGCGGCGATCTGCTTATGGGTCATGGCGAATTGGGGAGTGGAGATCAGTGGGCTCCATCGCTTGCACACGCACTTGAATCTGAGCAGAGATTTCACGGGAAGCCGCAGGAGGATTAAGGTTTCGATGTCTTCGCCGAGATTCGGCATGGCTTCTTCTCTCCGACCATCCCCATTCCTACCCCATGACTCTCCTCAAGGGGGTAAGTAtagtacaagtgccataacttttgtacggagatcacttgagtgccacaacttttttttcgatcacctaagtaccaaatcggagcaaaagggatcacttgagtgccatctcCGGCAAAGCATCCTACATGGACTTTTTACTTAATGTTTTATTGTGacgtggaaattaaaaaaagagttacAAGTCCACCGTGCAAATTCTTCTCCAACGTGTCCCTCTTAAAGAGAAAACGATGCCGCACGATCAACTCTTCAACCTAccttcgagatcgagagagagaacgatcaaaattggctcgaGGAAAATTAGGGCTCCAAACCTTCCTTCTCGCAAATCGATTTCTGTCCGATAGATTCGACGCTCGCCAAATCAAATTAGGGCTCcgatcttcatcaatctttagtGTCTCAAGCAAATCGATCGAAGGCCCTACTCTATTCTTGTGATTCATGTCGGAGTCTCTGAAGGCAGAGGAAGTGTTTGTCGCATGACGAACCGGGATCGACACAAGCAAAGGTaagtgattttttgtttgtgtgaaGAGATTAATAAACGACACAcatgtttattcattttggCGTTATTGATAGTGAGTGAAAGCGAAAGAAAAGGTGAGAAAGGCGATCCATTGGAGGGAAAAATTAGGGTCTCGCTGGCATAGTATAAAGGTGAGTTTCATTTTCTGAGTTGTACCTTATGTCGTTTTGTGTCCACTGGCCGACAACGAGATTGTTGTTTACTGATTGTGATGGGGTAGTGGGGACCAAGTGCTGAAGTTGTCGTGTCTTTGCTTTGTTGTGGTCCTTGTCTGtcatggaaaaaattattctttcttttatgcAGTGTCGAGGGTTGTGGTccccattataaaaaaaaagattgtttttctATAACTGCATTGTTAAAGATTTCTGTTGTTGTGGTCCCTGTGATGGGGAAAAAACCGATTGTAATTGGCTGTAAAGGCTAGCAAAATTGTTAGCAGATGATAGAGAATgctataaaaattatttcttttatattgcaCTATTAACATGGTACGTGTTGTGGTCCttgttatataaaaaatatattttatctttcatgCAGTGTCAACATAGCTTGCATTGTGGTGTCCGTtatagaaataattattttttgaatcaaCAATGTTACCATGAGCGATACGATTGCGCCGGTCAAAGTTTTCTATGGTGGGAAGTTTGTAATTGGAGATAATGAGACTAAATATGTCGGTGGAGATGTGGCTTTTGTCCTCATCAATGTGAGTCGATTGTCTTATAAAGAGTTTAAGAAGGATATAGTGCAACGGTTGCGATGCAAAATTACTAAGCTATATTATGCAATACCTGGTCAAAGTCTGAAGGATGGAATGAGATTCTTACATGATGATAGTGGTGTTAGGGATGTTGTTTACTAATTTCTTCATGGTCAAGAGGTGTCTGTGTATGTTGATGGCAATAGAGGTGAGGAAGCAATTTTGGAAGCTCATGTGGAAACCTAGGATGGGGATGCATctgttttagaaaaaaatctACAAGCAGAGGACAATCGGGCTTTCCATACGGCTCGCGTGTTAGAGCTGTGTCAGCAACTTGAAAGAATTGGTGGCATATCTGATGATGAAAACACAAGAGCTGAAGAATCGACTCGAATAAATGTGAACTCTTGGGAAGTTGCATTGTCcagtgatgaagatgaggaaatctTGCTGCATACACAATGCCCAAGTGATGCTGATGATGTAGACATTGCACAAGCAAGAGAAGAAGTAAGAGCAtttcgacaaaggaaagaaggacAAGTTGGGGTGGTTGATGAGGGTACTTCTGCAGGCGGGGAAGATGGAGCTGCTGTCAATGATGCTGATGATACAGAAAATGAGGAAAGTAGTGAGAATGATTGTGGCAGCTTAGACGACAATGAAGATGGTGCGCTTCAAAGTGAGAAAAGGTCAAGTAAGTACCCTTCTTAAGATTCAAATTCTGCAAGCCCTTTGTTTTGCTTATCAATGAGATTTGATAATGCAAAACAATTGAGAGAGACTATCATAAAGTATTCAATCACTCAGCAGAGGAATCTAAAGTTCATTAGAAATACGAAGAACTATATTATGGTGAAGTGTGCACAAGATAATTGTccatggatgatatatgctgCATTGGATAGAAGAACTGGCTCATTTCAAATCCGGTCACTCTAGGAAGAGCATAAGCGTGGTATCGATTTTCGTAATAATAGAGTGACAAGTGTGTGGTTAGCcaagcactttttcaatatCATTAAGGCCATGCCAGAGCTAAACAGTACTCGATTGAAGCAACTAGTCAGAGAGGAAGTATGAGTGAACGTGTCTAAAAATCGGTGTAAAAGAGCTAAGCACAAGGTGATGGGTGAATTGATGGGCATGTACAAGCAAGAGTATGCACAGATTTGGAACTATGCCGGGGAGTGTCGGTTTCAAAATCCACCAAGTAGAATTCATGTCGAGGTTGAGGAGCCATCACTAGATGAGCATGAGACACGATTTCACAGGATGTACATATGTTTTGAGGCATGCAGAAGAGGGTTTTTAGCTGGCTGCAGAAGAGTGATTGGGTTAGATGATTGTT is a genomic window containing:
- the LOC115742799 gene encoding uncharacterized protein At1g28695-like; protein product: MEFMKDRINQWALICGLLVGTLYLLINWTPSGLLLPFREERFPRSKSAGGYKDELGKVLADASTGNNKTVIMTVVNKAYVEGDKSMLDLFLEGFWLGEGTRPLIRRLLIVATDGTSFDRCKFLGLHCYQLKTEDGLDGEKVYMSPGFLRMMWIRTQFLGNVLKRGYSFIFTDTDIMWLRDPFPRLNQNRGVDFQISVDVFNGDPWSQGNPMNTGFYMVRSNNRSIAIFDAWYARRNASSGIKEQDVLRQIRKEGMFRRLGFGVRYLETVYFSGFCESSRDVGAVITVHANCCRTIAAKVADLTAVLHDWKRFARSPSSTSTNGTSAFRWSKHVACRRSWH